The genomic DNA TTCGTCACGATGGTGACGCTGCTGATGCCGTTATCTACCGGATAACCGGTTCCGGGATCGAGAATATGCTGATAGAGCTTGCCGTCCTCAATAAAAAAGCGCTCATAAATACCGGAGGTGACGACCGTCTTGTCGGCCACCTGAATTGTGCCGATGGCATTGCCGCGTTCTTTGCCCGGGTCCTGGATGCCGATGTTCCACAGCTTGCCGCCCGGCTTATTGCCCATAGCATAAATGTTGCCGCCGAGATCGATGATCGCACTGCTGAAGCCTTGCGCCTCCAGATACTCGTAGATCGCGTCTGCCGCATAACCTTTACCGATGGAGCCGAGGTCAATGGCCATGCCTTCTTTTTGCAAATAGATTTCGTGCGTATCCTTATTCATATCTATAAGCTGATAATCGCTAAGCGCTTTGGCGGCTTCGATCAGATCGGCGTCCGGCACCTTGGCGCCTTCATGGCCGATGTTCCACAGCGTGACCAGGTTGCCGATGGCGGGATTGAACTTTCCATCCGTCCGCTTCGCGTAGTCGAGAGCTTTTTCAACCAGCTCGAACGTCT from Paenibacillus woosongensis includes the following:
- a CDS encoding FAD:protein FMN transferase encodes the protein MKHNRLITLGITLLLSTALLAGCGTDPGLSQDSGASSDKTANSHETAKPMGETFFIFDTVVNVKIYDDRASRQHFNEIEALLNDIDGKISRTLESSEIYQVNSQSGKSPVKVSLETFELVEKALDYAKRTDGKFNPAIGNLVTLWNIGHEGAKVPDADLIEAAKALSDYQLIDMNKDTHEIYLQKEGMAIDLGSIGKGYAADAIYEYLEAQGFSSAIIDLGGNIYAMGNKPGGKLWNIGIQDPGKERGNAIGTIQVADKTVVTSGIYERFFIEDGKLYQHILDPGTGYPVDNGISSVTIVTKHSTDADALSTSLFVLGIEDGLKFIEDTPDTEALFISKEQKLYATSGFKDMLSKTNDSYTFAN